From the genome of Paraburkholderia flava, one region includes:
- a CDS encoding acetoacetate decarboxylase, translated as MKEEQVRSKAFAMPLTSPAFPIGPYRFVDREFLIITYRTDPELLRAVVPEPLKIKEPLVHYEFIRMADSTGFGDYTESGQVIPVEFNGQAGGYTLAMYLDDHPPIAGGRELWGFPKKLASPTLHVNTDHLLGTLDYGKVRVATGTMGYKHRTLDIAKEQQRLAGPNFLLKIIPHVDGTARVCELVRYYLQDIQMKGAWSGPASLELAHHALAPVAELPVLEVVEARHVIADLTLGLGEVVHDYLAQ; from the coding sequence GTACCGTTTTGTCGACCGCGAATTCCTCATCATTACCTACCGCACCGATCCCGAGCTTCTGCGCGCAGTCGTCCCCGAGCCGCTGAAGATCAAGGAACCGCTCGTACATTACGAATTCATTCGCATGGCGGACTCCACCGGTTTCGGCGACTACACCGAAAGCGGCCAGGTCATTCCGGTCGAATTCAACGGTCAGGCGGGCGGCTATACGCTCGCGATGTACCTCGACGACCATCCGCCGATCGCCGGCGGCCGCGAACTGTGGGGCTTCCCGAAGAAGCTCGCGTCGCCCACGCTGCACGTGAACACCGATCACCTGCTCGGTACGCTCGATTACGGCAAGGTGCGCGTCGCGACCGGCACGATGGGCTACAAGCACCGCACGCTCGATATCGCGAAAGAACAGCAGCGCCTCGCGGGCCCGAACTTCCTGCTGAAGATCATCCCGCACGTCGACGGCACCGCGCGCGTCTGCGAACTGGTCCGCTACTATCTGCAGGACATCCAGATGAAGGGCGCATGGAGCGGCCCCGCGTCGCTCGAACTGGCGCATCATGCGCTCGCGCCGGTCGCCGAGCTGCCGGTGCTCGAAGTCGTCGAGGCGCGGCACGTCATCGCCGACCTGACGCTCGGCCTCGGCGAGGTCGTGCACGATTATCTGGCACAGTAG
- the purU gene encoding formyltetrahydrofolate deformylase produces MPAIERPHSFVLTLSCPSAAGQVAAVVALLDRRHCYIDELTVFDDDLSGRFFVRCVFHGVTDHAGSAQPPLDVDALRREFVPIATDFGMTWAIHDVDARPKVLILVSKLEHCLADLLFRWRMGELKMDIVGIASNHPDFAPLAEQHGLPFHHLPVSADNRAQQEEQVLDLFDSSGAELMILARYMQILSDETSRKLSGRAINIHHSFLPGFKGARPYHQAHTRGVKLIGATAHFVTDDLDEGPIIEQVVERVDHSYKPERLLAVGRDVECITLARAVKAFVERRVFINGDRTVVL; encoded by the coding sequence ATGCCCGCCATCGAACGCCCCCATTCCTTCGTGCTGACGCTGTCGTGCCCAAGCGCCGCCGGCCAGGTCGCCGCCGTCGTCGCACTGCTCGACCGCCGCCACTGCTACATCGACGAACTCACCGTATTCGACGACGACCTCAGCGGACGCTTCTTCGTGCGCTGCGTGTTTCATGGCGTCACCGATCACGCAGGCAGCGCGCAACCGCCGCTCGACGTCGATGCGCTGCGTCGCGAGTTCGTGCCGATCGCCACCGATTTCGGCATGACGTGGGCGATCCACGACGTCGATGCACGGCCCAAGGTGTTGATCCTCGTGTCGAAGCTCGAACACTGTCTCGCCGACTTGCTGTTCCGCTGGCGAATGGGCGAACTGAAGATGGACATAGTCGGCATCGCGTCGAATCATCCGGATTTCGCGCCGCTTGCCGAACAGCATGGGCTGCCGTTTCATCATCTGCCGGTCAGTGCGGACAATCGTGCGCAACAGGAAGAACAGGTGCTCGATCTGTTCGACTCGTCGGGCGCCGAGCTGATGATTCTCGCGCGCTACATGCAGATTCTCTCCGACGAAACGAGCCGCAAACTCTCCGGCCGCGCGATCAACATCCATCATTCGTTCCTGCCCGGCTTCAAGGGCGCGCGCCCGTATCACCAGGCGCATACGCGCGGCGTGAAGCTGATCGGCGCGACCGCGCACTTCGTCACCGACGATCTCGACGAAGGGCCGATCATCGAGCAGGTGGTCGAGCGGGTCGATCATTCGTATAAACCGGAGCGGTTGCTCGCGGTGGGGCGCGACGTCGAGTGCATCA
- a CDS encoding 3-hydroxybutyrate dehydrogenase — translation MSNLNGKVAVVTGAASGIGKEIALTLARAGAAVAIADLNQDGANAVANEIVAAGGKAIGVAMDVTSEEAVNSGIDKVAAEFGSVDILVSNAGIQIVNPIENYSFSDWKKMQAIHVDGAFLTTKASLKHMYKDDRGGVVIYMGSVHSHEASPLKSAYVTAKHGLLGLSRVLAKEGAKHNVRSHVVCPGFVRTPLVDKQIPEQAKELGISEDEVIKKVMLGNTVDGVFTTVEDVAQTVLFLSAFPSAALTGQSFVVSHGWYMQ, via the coding sequence ATGAGCAATCTGAACGGAAAAGTGGCAGTCGTCACCGGCGCCGCAAGCGGCATCGGCAAGGAAATCGCGCTGACGCTCGCCAGAGCCGGCGCAGCAGTCGCGATCGCCGATCTGAACCAGGACGGCGCAAACGCAGTCGCAAACGAAATCGTTGCCGCAGGCGGCAAAGCCATCGGCGTCGCGATGGACGTGACCAGCGAAGAAGCGGTGAACAGCGGCATCGACAAGGTCGCAGCCGAGTTCGGTTCGGTCGATATCCTCGTGTCGAACGCCGGCATCCAGATCGTCAACCCGATCGAGAACTACTCGTTCTCCGACTGGAAGAAGATGCAGGCGATCCACGTCGACGGCGCGTTCCTCACCACCAAGGCCTCGCTCAAGCACATGTACAAGGACGATCGCGGCGGCGTGGTGATCTACATGGGCTCGGTGCACTCGCATGAAGCGTCGCCGCTGAAGTCGGCGTACGTCACCGCGAAGCACGGTCTGCTGGGTCTGTCGCGCGTGCTGGCCAAGGAAGGCGCGAAGCACAACGTGCGTTCGCACGTCGTGTGTCCGGGCTTCGTGCGCACGCCGCTCGTCGACAAGCAGATCCCCGAGCAGGCAAAGGAACTGGGCATCAGCGAAGACGAAGTCATCAAGAAGGTCATGCTTGGCAACACGGTGGACGGCGTGTTCACGACGGTTGAAGACGTCGCGCAAACGGTGCTGTTCCTGTCGGCATTCCCGAGCGCCGCGCTGACGGGCCAATCGTTCGTCGTCAGCCACGGCTGGTACATGCAATGA
- a CDS encoding DUF3734 domain-containing protein, giving the protein MKPRARTEKQAVDPTDLHNEVGTSPVRALPYETVALVLQGGGALGAYQAGVFEGLHEADIALDWIAGISIGALNTALIAGNPPERRVARLREFWETICQPAFFPALPAAFEFALFNSHEAIRSMFTASQATSAIMQGQKGFFVPRFPPPIGSLPAEPGKVSWYDTSPLRATLLELCDFDRINSGETRVSVGAVNVSTGNFVYFDNTRIELRPEHFMASGALPPAFAPVEIDGEFFWDGGVVSNTPLMEVLRSTPRRDTLAFQVDLWSARGPVPETMAGIAERTKDVQYSSRTRFVTDMLQRDQRYRNLLRHVLEQVPEEQRRNNGWCKEAEALSSSKRYNVQHLIYQRKNYEQHYKDYQFGVSTMRDHWAAGLDDIRNTLAVPDTLALPQNDAGFVTHDIHRRK; this is encoded by the coding sequence ATGAAGCCACGCGCCCGCACCGAAAAGCAGGCTGTCGATCCGACCGACCTGCATAACGAGGTCGGGACGTCGCCGGTGCGCGCGCTGCCCTACGAGACCGTCGCGCTCGTGCTGCAGGGTGGCGGCGCGCTCGGCGCGTATCAGGCCGGCGTGTTCGAAGGCCTGCACGAAGCGGACATCGCGCTCGACTGGATCGCCGGCATTTCGATCGGCGCGCTGAACACCGCGCTGATCGCCGGCAATCCGCCGGAGCGGCGCGTCGCGCGGCTGCGCGAGTTCTGGGAAACGATCTGCCAGCCGGCGTTCTTCCCGGCACTGCCTGCCGCGTTCGAGTTCGCGCTGTTCAACAGCCACGAAGCGATACGGTCGATGTTCACCGCGTCGCAGGCGACGAGCGCGATCATGCAGGGGCAAAAAGGCTTCTTCGTGCCGCGCTTTCCGCCGCCGATCGGCTCGCTCCCCGCGGAGCCCGGCAAGGTCAGCTGGTACGACACGTCGCCGCTGCGCGCCACGCTGCTCGAACTGTGCGATTTCGACCGGATCAATTCGGGCGAGACGCGCGTGTCGGTCGGAGCGGTCAACGTCAGCACCGGCAACTTCGTCTACTTCGACAACACGCGGATCGAACTGCGTCCCGAGCATTTCATGGCATCGGGTGCGTTGCCGCCGGCGTTCGCGCCGGTCGAGATCGACGGCGAGTTCTTCTGGGACGGCGGCGTCGTGTCGAATACGCCGTTGATGGAAGTACTGCGCAGCACGCCGCGTCGCGACACGCTCGCGTTCCAGGTCGATCTGTGGAGCGCACGTGGGCCGGTGCCCGAAACGATGGCGGGTATCGCCGAGCGGACGAAAGATGTCCAGTACTCGAGCCGCACGCGTTTCGTCACCGACATGCTGCAGCGCGACCAGCGCTACCGCAACCTGCTGCGCCACGTGCTCGAACAGGTGCCCGAGGAACAGCGCCGCAATAACGGGTGGTGCAAGGAAGCCGAGGCGCTGTCGTCGAGCAAGCGCTACAACGTCCAGCATCTGATCTACCAGCGCAAGAACTACGAGCAGCACTACAAGGACTACCAGTTCGGCGTATCGACGATGCGCGACCACTGGGCCGCGGGTCTCGACGATATCCGTAACACGCTCGCAGTCCCTGACACGCTCGCGCTGCCGCAGAACGATGCGGGCTTTGTCACGCACGACATCCATCGGCGTAAGTAA